The Sporosarcina sp. Te-1 DNA window GAATTGCATTCGCTAGCTGAGTATTAAATTGATGATAAGAAGGTTCGTAAGGGATTTGGCAGGTATGGCCCCGTTACTAAAAGAGTTTGTTTTATGGGAAACTAGTGATGAGTATTAGATAAGCGGGCCAGTCACGAACGCGTGAGAAAATTTGGTACGCGAGAGCCGTCTTTAAAGAATATTAATCGTTACAGAAGGGACAAAGATTGACGCGATAAAACGTGCAAAAGAAAAAGGGCTTTCGGTTGCAACTAATGATTGAATTGAATCAAAATATACCGTATTGGATAACTGAAAAGGACCGCCCAAAGCCGCTACATACCATACGAAAATAATCCATAGTACATAGCATCAATAGAAGGATGGGATATTTTTTAGAAATGGTCAGCCTTCCTCTTTAACAAATCTAGTACTCTAAGATTAAAACCCCAACATACTCCCTCAACATCCAACCTTCCCACCCCACACCCCTTCCTGTATAATCAACCCAAACACCATCCGAAAGGCGGCGCCCTCATGCTCAAGATTTACCTGCTCCTCACCTTCACCATGCTAATCTGGGGCTTAAACCTACCCCTTGTCAAATACCTGCTCGGCTTCATGGATCCCGTCACCATGACCGCCTTCCGCATCCTGCTTGCAGGCATCACTGTATTTGCCATCCTGACGCCTCTTAAACTCGTACGCAAGCCAACGAAACAAGAATGGCTGTACATTCTCGGCGGCGCGTTGCTTAACGTCGTTCTTCATCATTACTTCATGAGCATAGGCCTATCCCGCACGACCGCAACAAACACGGGTCTTATCCTCGGAATGGGTCCCGTTCTGACCGCCATCTTCACCGCGCTCATCCTGCGTAACAATCCGACGAGAATTCAATGGTTGGGCGCTGCGATCGGGTTTGCTGGCATCGGTTCCGTCGTCTTTGCAGGTGGGGGAGGGGTGAGCGGCCTGGCGCTTGGAGATGCCTTTACCTTCATCAGCATCCTCGCTCAAGTGCTTTCATTTTTGGTTATCGCAAAAGCGGCCAGGACGCTGGATCCGCGACTCCTCACCGCGTACATGCTCGTCGTCGGGAGCTTTTTGCTCATAATTGTGAGCTTGTTCCAGGAACCCGGTCAAATCGAAGGATTTGCCACGGCACCGCCGCGCTTTTGGATCGCCTTTGCCGCGAGTGGTATGATCGGGTCCGCGGTCGGCCATATGCTGTACAATTATTCGGTAGGGAAGGTCGGCCCGGCGAAAGCTGCCATTTTCATGAACTTGAACACATTGTTCGGTCTCAGCGGCTCTGCCATCTTTCTTGGCGAAATCATCACCGTACGCCATTTATTCGGCTTTCTGTTCATTATTATCGGCGTCATTCTTGGCTCTGGAGCAGCAGAAGAATTATGGAAAAGAAAACAGAAGCCAGAACCCAACCCAAAAGAGCCGTCTTAACCCCGGCTCTTTCCACTCTACTAATCTGCCTACTTTTTAGTATAATCACATAAAAAGGAGGCAGATTGTATGAAACTACGAATCCAAGCAACCGCACTCGCCGCAACCCTCGCCCTTGCGACCCTGACCGCTCCGGCGCAGGCCGCCACATTTCAGGACGTTCCAAAGAGCCATTACGCTTATGAAGCGATCGATGTACTATCCGATAAAGGGATCGTCGGCGGCTATCCCGATGGAACATACGGCATCAACCAACCCGTCACCCGTGCTCAAGCAGCCAAGATCATTGCGCTTGCAGCCGGCATGAAACCCTCTGCCAATTTTCAACCGGACTTCCAGGATGTCTCCCCGGCGCACGGCTCGTACCAACATATCCGTGCCCTGACCGAACGAGGCATCTTCAATAACAGCGAACACTTCAACCCGAATGCGCCGCTTACCCGCGGACAGATGGCAAAGATCATCACCCTCGCCTACGACATCATCGTTGATGACAACGATCTGATCACCTTCCGAGATGTCAACCGGCTGAATGGCTATAAAGGCTATATCACAACAATCGCGGAGCTCGGCATCACCACGACAGCCCAAGGGGAGGCATTCAAACCGAATGACGACGTCACCCGCGCCCAAATGGCGGCCTTCGTTAAGCGTGCGATGGACTTCGACGCCAAGCGGAAATCTGGAGAAATCTATTATGATAAAACGCAGCAAAAGTACGTGGATAAGACGTATTCCATTCCCGAGCCGCCGCCTGCCGTTAAAGATGATACATTTGCGGCAGATACAATCAAACTAGTAAACAAAGAAAGAGCTTCACAAAAGCTGGCCGCCTTAAAGGTGGACACTGCACTCAACAAAATCGCCCAAACGAAAGCGGAAGATATGGTGAAGAACAACTACTTCGCCCACCTGTCACCGACATACGGCTCGGTCGGCACAATGCTCGACACATTCAAATACAGCTGGACCGCTTATGGAGAAAATATCGCCAAAGGCTACACCTCTCCAAATTCGGCAGTCGAAGGGTGGATGAGCTCCAAAGGCCACCGCGCCAACATTCTGCAATCGAAATTTACTAATATCGGCGCCGGCTATTCGACGGACGCAGACGGTACAACGTATTGGGTCCATATCTTCACGGCCAAATGAAACAGGGAAGGGGGGCGGCCCATGCTGCTCCCTGTCCTTCCATCCTTCCTCCCCACGAAATTCTACCAAACTATTTTCCTCGGACATGTCTTTAATGCAACAAAGCGGGTATAATCAATAACAAGGTTATTACGAAAAGGAGGAACCGGCGTGAAACAACTGCAAGCCATTCTATTCGCATTCATTGCCATATTACTATTCTCCCCGTCGGCCGAAGCGGCCCGGGTCGACGACATTAAATTCTTCGTTGAAAACTATTATTACGGCAAAATCCCGGACAACCTCGACTCCATGAAGACCGTCGATGAAGTGATCGACGCGCTCGACGAATACTCGCGCTACCTTTCGTCGGATGAATATACTTTTTACATGGCAGCAGTAGGGGCGGACGACCAGGCATCAGCCCATCTTGATGAGCCGGCCATTACGTCATCCATGCTGTACGGAAATGTCGGGTATATTAAGATCAAAACCTTCTCGGCTAAACTGAATCAGGAGATTATCGATCAATGGCTTGCCCTGAAAAAGAAAGGCGCAACGAAATTGATTCTCGACCTTCGCTATAATGGAGGCGGCTACGTCGACAGCGCCGAAAAATTCCTCGGCCATTTTCAGGGCGTGAAAGATGCGTATTACGTCACTACGCGGGAAGGCAGCCAAATGGTGAAGCCGATCCCGTCCAAGGTAAAATTCCCGAAGCAGACTTACATTTTGGTCAATCAATACTCGGCTTCCGCCTCTGAAATCGTGGCGGCATCCGTTATCGACCAAAACGCGGCCACGGTTGTCGGCGAACGGACAAAAGGGAAGGGGACGATCCAAACCTTCTTCGAATTTGAGGACGGTAGTGCCTTGAAACTGACAGTCGGCGAGTTCACCGGACCAAGCAAAACGAAAATCCATCAAAAGGGTGTTCAGCCGACCATCAAAACGAAACCGGGCCAGGAACTGACGACGATTCATGAACGCATATTGCATGATCATTTTGCCAACAATAAATACAAACCGCTAGACCTGCTCGACAAAGTGTCAGCAAGCAAAACCTTCTATCTTCATTTCACGCAACCGATGAACCTTCGCTCGTCCGAAACGTCCAATAAGGTAGAACTCGTGAAAATGGGGGGAGTTGCAGTCCCGATTAAGACAAGCATGAACAAAAACGGCCAGCTTGAAATTACGCCAGTGAAAAAGATGCAGCGCGGCGGCACCTATATGCTCGTAGTCCACCCCGGTTTGCCTGGCACATCGGGCCGGACTACGAAACAGGGAGTCTATTCACAAATCACGGTGCAATAACGTCTACTAAAGGGCGGGACCTTACCAAACACTTGGTCCAGGTCCGTCCGCTATGGTATACTATTCAAATGTGTAATGGGGTATCAACCAAGCGGAGGCACATCCGCAAAAGCAGTCCCACAAAGAAAGGAACATACCAATGGATAAGAAAATCTGCGTTGTCGGCCTCGGCTACATCGGCCTTCCGACAGCCGTCATGTTCGCCAACAGCGGCGTTCAAGTACATGGTGTCGACATTAACGAATCAGCTGTCAACATGATTGCCAATAAGCAATTACATATAGAAGAGAACGGTCTTCAAGAACGTCTTGACCGTGCCATCGACGAAGGGAAATTCACCGTTTCTACAACGCCGGTCGAAGCCGACGTCTACATCGTCGCCGTTCCGTCCCCGATCAACCCGGACAACACGGCCAATTTGGAATATATCCGCCAAGCGACGGCATCTATCGTGCCGTATTTGAAGCCGGGCGCACTTGTAATCTTGGAATCGACTGTGCCGCCAAAAACAGTTGAGAACATTATGCTGCCGGAGCTTCGCAAATCAAACCTGACACTTGGAGAAGACCTATTTGTCTCCCATTCACCAGAGCGTGTCATCCCGGGCAAGATTTTCGAAGAGCTCGTCAATAACGACCGGATCGTTGGCGGCATCACGCCGGAATCTGCACAAATGACAAAAGATCTCTATAAAACATTCGTCCAAGGGGAAATCCATTTGACAGACGCAACGACTGCAGAGCTCGTCAAAGTAATGGAAAACACCTACCGTGACGTCAATATCGCGTTCGCCAACGAATTGGCGAAAATCGCTGAAACAATCGGTGTGGACATTTGGGAAGCGATCCGTTTTGCGAACTTCCACCCGCGTGTCAACATCCACATGCCAGGACCTGGCGTCGGTGGACACTGTATCGCAGTTGACCCGTGGTTCCTCGTTGAATTAAACCCGGTCGAAGCGCAAATCATCCATAAAGCCCGTCTTACAAACGACAGCATGCCAGAATTCGTTGCAGAAAAGACGAAAGGCTTGCTTGATGATCAAAACATCAAAGACGGCAAAGTTGCCGTTCTCGGTCTAGCATTCAAAGGAAATGTTGACGACATGCGCGAAAGCCCGTCGCTCACAGTCATCAAAGAATTACAGGCACGCAACATTGATGTAAAATCATTTGATCCGCATATCAAAAATGCAAAACACGCGACACAACAAGATACACTCGAAGAAGCAATCGCGGACGTCGATTTGATTATCTTGACGACGGATCACGATGAATTCAAGCAGCTGAACCCGAACCATCTTGTGACGAAAACACCGAAGCCATTCATTTTAGACACGAAAAACGCGCTCGACCGGAACAAATGGGAGCAAGCGGGCTTCCATTACTACAAGCTCGGTGACGGCTCTCCGGTAGGTGTCTTCAGCTAAGATGAAAGAACAAATACTCGGCGTCAGCGTCAACACGGAAAGCTATGACGAACTTATACCGAAGGTTTTCAAAAACATCGAAGACAAGAAAAAGTCGCTCGTCGTCGCCATCAACCCTGAAAAGCTCATGAAGGCGAAAGACGATCCCGAACTAAAGGCGCTGCTGAACCGTGCGGAATTTCAAATTCCGGACGGCATCGGCGTCATCATTGCTTCGAAAATGAAAAAAGGCAACATCCGCTCCCGCGTCACGGGTGTCGACATGATGGACCGCATTGTCAGGGAAGCGGCGCGCACTGGAAAGAGAATCTTCCTGTATGGAGCAAAACCGGGCGTCGCAGATCAGGCAGCCGCGAAACTTTTGGAAACCTACCCGAACCTCATCGTAGCCGGTACACAAGACGGCTACGAAAAGGATACGGATAAAGTAATCCAAACAATCAATGAGGCAAAACCGGACATCCTATTCGTTGCCATGGGTTCCCCGAAGCAGGAACTATGGATTGAACAGTACCGGGATCAGCTCCACCCGATCCTCTACCAGGGGGTCGGCGGATCATTTGATGTCCTCGCCGGTAATATTAAACGGGCGCCGGCCGCTTTTCAAAAAGTCGGCGCTGAATGGCTGTACCGTCTAATAAAGGAACCAAGCCGCATCAAAAGGCAAATGGAGTTACCAAAATTCCTAGTAGAAATTCTTGCCGGAAAAAAATAAAACCATGCTTGTAATCTACTAAATAGGATGATAGAATACGTAAGTGTAAGGATAATTTCCTCTGTAGCATATATAACAAACGCCACGCAGGACGAAAACGGTTGGTTGACCGCACAAAAAGCCTTGAACAGCTCCCATCTGTTCAAGGCTTTTTGCATTCTCTCAAATTAATATTCCTACTCTAGTATGTTGAAATAACCGTCCATAGAATTTTACCCTAGTCATATTCCTTGTCTTTCCTGCATAACGTCAATACGAAGACAAGCACTACAAATCTATGTCAAATTGCACATTCTACTATGTTCGACAGAAAAAGCATAGAAATACTTGATATATATTTGAAATACGATAGAATAGTAGAAGCGGCGGATAATTTCAGAGCATTTCTACTCTATGTATCTGTAAGATTACTAATTTGTAATTGACATCCAAGCCGCGACTATCTATACTTTATTGTGTAATGCCTTCTACTTCCATTTTGCCGTGGGGTAGTTGACAAATTATTTTTTTCATTAAGAGGAGGAAATTATTCAATGGCTAACCAACCAACGAAGTATCGTAAGTTTGTAGTTGGCGCGGCATCAGCTGCTCTAGTAGCATCTGCAGTTGCACCAGTTGCAAGCGCGAAGCAATTTTCTGACAGCAAAGGGAACACACATGAAGCAGCAATCGATGCACTATCTGATGCTGGTATCATCACTGGTTACCCAGACGGCACATTCCAGCCGAACAAAACGTTGACTCGTTCTGACGTTGTTAAATTAATGGGTAAATGGCTTGTATCAAAAGGATATGCAATTCCTTCCGATGCAGTTTCTAACCCACGTTTCGCTGACTTGAAATCTACTTCCAACAAAGAGCTTCTTGAGTATGCTGCAGTTGTAAAAGACAACGGCGTATTCGTAGGAACTCCAGACGGCAAGCTAGATCCAGCTGGCAACATCACTCGTGAAAACATGGCAATCGTACTAGTTCGTGCGTTCGACCGTGTTAACGACATCGACCTCGCTACATACGTGGCAGGACAAGATTTCAAGAAAGACGTAACTGACCTAGGCACAGCGAAAGCTGAAGCTCGTCCAGCAATCGACGTTCTTGACTTCTTCGATATCACGAACCCAGCTGCACCAGCATTCAACCCTAAAAACACAACAACTCGCGGACACTTTGCGACATTCCTACACAAATTCATCACAGCTGATCTTTCTGATGTAGCTCCTGGTACAGTTGTAGGCAACGCAGCAGTAAAAGCTGTAAACGCAACTACTGTTGAAGTTACATTCAAAGACGCAGTTGAAAACGTAAACTCTTTGAACTTCACAATCGAAGGTTTGACTGTTTCTAACGCAGCAGTTAAGCAATCCGACAACAAAACAGTTGTTTTGACAACTGCAGTTCAAGAAGGCGGTAAAGAATACACTGTTTCTCTTGACGGAAAAGAAATCGGTAAATTCAAAGGCGTTTCTGCAGTAGTTCCTACTAAGATTGATATCACTACTCAATCTGTACAAGGAAAAACTGGTCAACAAGCAATCCTTTCTGCTGACGTAGGCGTGAAACAAGCAGGTATCCCTGTAACGTTCAACGTTAAAGCTGATACAAACAATACGCTTAACAAAGACCAAGTGTTTGAAGCGGTAACAAACGAAGATGGTATCGCAACATTCTCTTACACACAATACGCTGCAGGTACTGACGAAGTGGTAGCTTACCCAACAGGTGCTCCAACTGTACGTAGCCATGCATTCGTATTCTGGGGTGTTGATACAATCCTTACGATTGAATCAACTGATAAGAAAGGTAACAGTGTTAACAACGGTGAAGATAAGACTTACAAGTTAACTTATCTAGATCCTAAGACTGGCAAGCCAGTTGCGAACCAAAAGTTCTTTGTAACTTTTGAAGAGAATGTGAACGTAAATGTTGACAAGGCATCAAAAGCTACAGTAAATGGTGTAAATCCTCGCCAATTGTTGAACAATGCAGATCCTGTAGTTGCTGAAGTTACTACAGATGCAAAAGGTGAAGCAGTATTCGTAGTATCAGGTTCTAACACTGCGGTCACTCCAATTGTCTTTATCGATAATGGAGGAAGAGATGCAGCTAAATACGTACGTGAAAAGTATGAAGCAAATAAACTTCAAGCAAGAGCTGAAAAAGTTACTTTTGCAGCAATTCAATCCGAGTACACTATTGATGTTACACGTGATGGTTTAGAAGAAGCGGCAGTTGGTCGTGAAAATGGCCGTGATTACAAAGTAACAGTAAAAACTAAAGACGGTAAAGTAGCAGCGAATGAAATTGTAAACGTTGCATTCAATGAAGATATTGATCGCAATATCAATACAGTCACTGGCGCACAATTCATTAAGCTTGATTCAAATGATGAGCCATACTTTGTAAAAGAAAGAGTAATTCAAGTTAAGACAGATTCAAAAGGTGAAGCAGAATTCACAATCGGAAGCGATGATAATAAAGATTATGCAACACCAATCGTTTGGATTGATGTAAATTCTCCTGACGCAAAAGACGGTAACTTGGATGAAGGCGAAACATTTAAAATCGCTCCAATTTCCTACTTTGCAGAAGCAAAACTTACGACTGGAGCTGTAGAAGCTCGAGAACTTTCTGGTAAAAAGGTTCCTAGAACTGGGAAATCTGCATTTGCTGGAAATGAGCCAGCAGTATTTACATTTATTGCAGCTAACCAAAGCGGAAAAGAATTTAAAAATCTCTCTGGAACTGGATACAATGAAGTTACAGCTACATTCACTGTTTCTAACACAGGAGAAAATAACATTCTAGTAAGAGAAACAACTAGCACTGGTTCTATTAAAGAAACAACTGTCGCTCCAAACCGTAATTACACAACTGGCACAATTAAAAATTTCGAAAAGCCTTCGATTGAAGTTGTATCAATTGGCGATAAGAATGCATCTGTAAAAGTATCAGCGAGCGGAACAGCAGTACCAGCAACATCTAACTCTAACCTACGCCCAATTAATCTTGGAAGCCATTCAGCTGAGGCTAAGTTTGAATCCTCTAAGAATGTTGGAACAGAGCATGTTGGTATCGTTACAAGCTTCAATAAGGATACAAAGAAAATCACATTTGCCGGTAAGAATGCATTAAGCTATAAAGATAAAGTTGCTACATTCTTTGACGAGACTTCTGGATTCTCCAAAACACTTACTGAAACTGAGTTTGCTAACAAACTTGCGGATGAAACAAAAGTATCCAATGTAAGATTGCTTATCAATGGAGATAACTATAAATTCGTTCTTACAAGCCAAGCAGTTAAAGGTGCTGACGTAACAGTCTTTAGCGCACAAGCAAATGACGTTAACGGAGATGGAATTGCTGACTCAGTAGAATTGACATTCAGCAAAGCAGTCAATGCTGATATCTTGAAAGCTTCTGACTTTAACTTCCTTGGTGGAGTTGTAAAAGCTGAAGCGATTGATAAAGTAGCTAGCGATGATAAAAAGGTTACTATTAAAATCAACGGTGCAAGCGGATTGGCAGTACCTGTACTTGAGTACAGCGCTGTATCATATCTTGCAGCTGATTATGGTGACTTGAAGGCTGGTTCTGTTCCAGTAACTGCGGCAACTGAGTCGACATTATTGGCGGCAGCAAAATCAGCGGTTACTTCTGCAGAAACACTTAAAACTCAAGCAGCTGTTGATACTGCACAAGGATTAATCGATGGATTGCCAAGCAGCAATGCTAAGACTGACCTTCAAACTCGCCTTAATGTAGTTAAAGCAGGTCTTGTGGAAGGTGAAGCACTAGTTAAAGCTGCTGAATTAGCAGTGACTGCTGCAGAACAACTTAATACACAAGCTGCTTATGATGATGCTAATGCAAAAGTAACTGCATTACCTACTGGTACTGCGAAAACTGATTTGCAAGCACGTTTAGCTAAAGTTAAAGGTCAAATCGACGTGAATGCAGAAGCGGCTAAGATTGCTGATTTTGCTCCAGCAGCAGCAGCGGCTGACACAGAAGCACTTCCAACGGTACCTGCTGGCTATTCAATTAAAGTGAAGTCAACTTCGGCACCTGCTATTTATGATATGGATGGTAAAATTCAATCAGATGGCACATCAAATGTTGTTTATACAATCACTCATGATGCAACAGGAAAAACTGCTGATACAGCTGAAGTTAAAGTAACTGTTGACGTATTGTAATATTACTAGACTGTTTTAACAGTTAGTGAAAGTGAAAAGGGTTGTCCGGAAAGTCAGTAAAATGACTTTCCGTGACGATCCTTTTTTATCGCTTATTATTGGTATGGTGTTTAGGTTGTTCTCGAGGGTGAAAACAGGAGACTTAAGATTTTTGTTTGAAATAATTCCCAAAAGATAAAGTTATATCATAAGCAACTACAGCATGAGTTTGGTATTGTACTGATCTCATGCTTTTTTAGGTGCGCCCAGCATGGGCGTAGTCTATAGGGTGCAAGTCCCGGAGCTGTGAAGGCAGAAGTAGCAGTTAGCTTAACGGTAGGGTGTCCATGGTGACATGGAATCTGAAGGAAGCGGGCGGCAAATTTCCGGTCTGAGGGACACGAACTTCATATAAGGCTATGTACGATTGGGTGAGTTTGCCTAACAAAACAAAGCCCTTTCTGCTGAAGGTTGTATGTAGTAAATGAAGCAGATAGATGGAGGGAAAGACTACGCTCTTACCTGGGGAGGTCTGATTGATACGCTAAGTACACTTGGTAACCTATCCAGTGATGGATAGCTGAACAATCAGAAGTCAGCAGAAGCCATAGTACCATTCGAACTCGAGAAGAATGGGAAGGGCCGAACGATTAAGAAAGAACAACGTCTTGGCATTCAGTAACCTGCGTGGAACACAGATAACCGATAAGGTATGCTTGAAGAAGGAAGTGGTGAATCCCATGGGGGACTTCGAGATGGTGGAGTAGGACTGGCATAAGAAGAAGCGTTGTTCACGGAAAGAGGCGTCACATATGTTGATGGAGCGAATACTTTCACGGGACAATCTGCTTTCTGCCCTGAAACGGGTGGAAAGCAATAAAGGGAGCCACGGTGTTAATGAAATGCCCGTAGGGTACATACAGGAGGTACATCGCTGGGTTGTCGATATCGACTTGGAGAAATTCTTTGACAAAGTGAGCCATGACAAACTCATTGTACACTTACGAAACGAATCAAAGATGCCGATGACTGCAATATCTACGTGAAAATACAGAAGGTAGGTAACCGAGTTATGGACTCCCTTACTACATTTATTGAAGGGAAACATAAGTTGAAAGTGACTCTGAACAAGTCCGTAGTTGACCGTCCATGGAAGAGGAAGTTTCTAGGCTTCAGTTTCACAAATGGTAAAGAACCGAAGGTTCGCATTGCCAAAGAGAGTGTGAAACGAATGAAGAGTAAAATCCGCGAGATTAACTTCGAGGAAGAAACCTTACTCGATGGAATATCGAATCAAGAAACTCAATCAGTATTTGATGGAGTGGTGCGAATGTTTTGCCTTGGCGGATACGCCAAGCGTGTTCATTACAATTGATTCCTGGATTAAGCGAAGGCTTCGGATGTGTACGTGGAAGAACTGGAAGAAACCAAGTACGAAGGTGAGGAAACTCATTGGGTTAGGCGTTCCGAAGGGAAAAGCAAATGAATGGGGCAACTCACGCAAAAGCTACTGGAGAATATTCAAAAGTCCGATACTACACAGAACCCTTGGAAACTCCTATTGGAGTTCCCAAGGGCTCAAAAGTCTGATATTACGTTACGAAACTTTGCGTCAACAATCTTAATTAACCGCCGTATACCGAATGGTACGTACGGTGGTGTGAGAGGTCGGGAGTTAATCACTCCCTCCTACCCGATTATGAATAGCATGGGAGTCGTATATTCTACAGGATCCAACTCCTAAGATGTTAAGGCAGAAATAATAACTCAACTAAAAGAAAGGTGCAATGTAGATTTTTAAGGTCCACCAAGCAAAGGGTGGTAGGCAATTGAAATAAACACACAACAGCTGTCCACTTTCTTAACTGAAGTCCAAATTATCTAAAGGATTAAATCCTTTACGAACGAAAACCGGTCTTAGAATTAAATTAGTACCTAATCGGACAAATCTTGAGTTGTTTGATTGAGCAGAAGTGATACAAGATGTCCCGAAGTAAGTAAAACTTAGGTCTTTAATATATCGAAGGGTTATAAAGTAGAATACCCACTGTATTTTGCAAGATAAAAGTGGCTCTTACGGGAACTTAGGGAGATGACTTTTGGGATGCTAGATTGATATAATGAAAAGAAAGGGAGTGCTTGACGATGAACCTTCTTACCTGGATACCTCCTGATTCTTCCCTAAAACTGCTTCACGCCGAGTCTGTCTCCGACACGATCCGACTGATTGTCCAAAGCACACCCGGTCCTCCTCCTGCTGTCCCACTTGTTCTCAGCTCAGTACCCGACTCCATAGCCGTTATACCCGAAAGCTGCAGGACGAGCCTTTCAATGGTCGCCCCGTGGAACTGTTAGTGCTCTCTAGAAAATGCTTCTGTGTACATGCGGACTGTTCGGTGAAGGTCTTTACAGAGAGATTTGAAGGACTATCGCCCAATCGACGTCGCACCAAACGCGCCGAAGACATCCTTCGGAAAATCGCGTTCTCCACTAGCTGCCTCACTGCGGAGAAGATCGCCCATGCCATCCATTTGCCCGCCAGCCACGATGCTCTGTTGTCGCTGATCTACCGGACAGAAATCACACCCGAGGTGTCGCCCTTTCCTGGGGATTGATGACTTCGCCTTTCGTAAGGGACATACGTACGGTACGATGATCTGCGATCATCAGCAGGGGATTCCCCTAGCCCTGCTGCCCGACCGCCTGCCCGAAACCGTCACTGCCTGGCTGGAGCGCCATCCTTC harbors:
- a CDS encoding DMT family transporter; this translates as MLKIYLLLTFTMLIWGLNLPLVKYLLGFMDPVTMTAFRILLAGITVFAILTPLKLVRKPTKQEWLYILGGALLNVVLHHYFMSIGLSRTTATNTGLILGMGPVLTAIFTALILRNNPTRIQWLGAAIGFAGIGSVVFAGGGGVSGLALGDAFTFISILAQVLSFLVIAKAARTLDPRLLTAYMLVVGSFLLIIVSLFQEPGQIEGFATAPPRFWIAFAASGMIGSAVGHMLYNYSVGKVGPAKAAIFMNLNTLFGLSGSAIFLGEIITVRHLFGFLFIIIGVILGSGAAEELWKRKQKPEPNPKEPS
- a CDS encoding S-layer homology domain-containing protein, which translates into the protein MKLRIQATALAATLALATLTAPAQAATFQDVPKSHYAYEAIDVLSDKGIVGGYPDGTYGINQPVTRAQAAKIIALAAGMKPSANFQPDFQDVSPAHGSYQHIRALTERGIFNNSEHFNPNAPLTRGQMAKIITLAYDIIVDDNDLITFRDVNRLNGYKGYITTIAELGITTTAQGEAFKPNDDVTRAQMAAFVKRAMDFDAKRKSGEIYYDKTQQKYVDKTYSIPEPPPAVKDDTFAADTIKLVNKERASQKLAALKVDTALNKIAQTKAEDMVKNNYFAHLSPTYGSVGTMLDTFKYSWTAYGENIAKGYTSPNSAVEGWMSSKGHRANILQSKFTNIGAGYSTDADGTTYWVHIFTAK
- a CDS encoding nucleotide sugar dehydrogenase, which encodes MDKKICVVGLGYIGLPTAVMFANSGVQVHGVDINESAVNMIANKQLHIEENGLQERLDRAIDEGKFTVSTTPVEADVYIVAVPSPINPDNTANLEYIRQATASIVPYLKPGALVILESTVPPKTVENIMLPELRKSNLTLGEDLFVSHSPERVIPGKIFEELVNNDRIVGGITPESAQMTKDLYKTFVQGEIHLTDATTAELVKVMENTYRDVNIAFANELAKIAETIGVDIWEAIRFANFHPRVNIHMPGPGVGGHCIAVDPWFLVELNPVEAQIIHKARLTNDSMPEFVAEKTKGLLDDQNIKDGKVAVLGLAFKGNVDDMRESPSLTVIKELQARNIDVKSFDPHIKNAKHATQQDTLEEAIADVDLIILTTDHDEFKQLNPNHLVTKTPKPFILDTKNALDRNKWEQAGFHYYKLGDGSPVGVFS
- a CDS encoding S41 family peptidase, whose amino-acid sequence is MKQLQAILFAFIAILLFSPSAEAARVDDIKFFVENYYYGKIPDNLDSMKTVDEVIDALDEYSRYLSSDEYTFYMAAVGADDQASAHLDEPAITSSMLYGNVGYIKIKTFSAKLNQEIIDQWLALKKKGATKLILDLRYNGGGYVDSAEKFLGHFQGVKDAYYVTTREGSQMVKPIPSKVKFPKQTYILVNQYSASASEIVAASVIDQNAATVVGERTKGKGTIQTFFEFEDGSALKLTVGEFTGPSKTKIHQKGVQPTIKTKPGQELTTIHERILHDHFANNKYKPLDLLDKVSASKTFYLHFTQPMNLRSSETSNKVELVKMGGVAVPIKTSMNKNGQLEITPVKKMQRGGTYMLVVHPGLPGTSGRTTKQGVYSQITVQ
- a CDS encoding WecB/TagA/CpsF family glycosyltransferase, translated to MKEQILGVSVNTESYDELIPKVFKNIEDKKKSLVVAINPEKLMKAKDDPELKALLNRAEFQIPDGIGVIIASKMKKGNIRSRVTGVDMMDRIVREAARTGKRIFLYGAKPGVADQAAAKLLETYPNLIVAGTQDGYEKDTDKVIQTINEAKPDILFVAMGSPKQELWIEQYRDQLHPILYQGVGGSFDVLAGNIKRAPAAFQKVGAEWLYRLIKEPSRIKRQMELPKFLVEILAGKK